The genome window TAAATCCGTTATAACTTCCGCCATACATGCCTACACTTCCATTACACCATTCCTGTTTACTGATCCAATCAATCACATCATATGCATCATCTCCGTCATTCTCATAGGGAAATATCTCGCTTGAACTAAACCTCTTCCCTCTTGTATAGGCAATAACTCCCACATATCCGTTGTCTGCTGCTTCTTTCAAGGATTTTAGGTCTCTTCCTTTGTCTCTGACATAAATAGTATATTGAAAAATGACCGGTTTGGGAGATGAAACTCCTTTTTTCCGAACTACCATTGCCGATATAAATGCACCATCCCGTGTTTTAATCATCACGCTGTCCTGAACATCATATGCGCTTTCTAAATCTTCAGATCTTGTTAGACTTGTTTGCTGTGATAATGCATTTGATATCATCAAAATAAGAAATACAAAATTTAAAATTGGTTTCATTGATTAGTTTTTTTTTGCGTGAGGGATTGTAGTGGAGCTCTTTTTTAATTTGGCGATTTTTCTTCGCCAAATTAAAAAAAGCGGGAGCGAAAAGCCCGACCCGTAGTTTTTACGCAGGGTCATGCCCAAATTTAAATTTGGTTTAAATTTTTAAATTTAACTGCCTGTCTGTTTGATACTTCTAATAGTTCGCCCGTTTTTAGCTTTACTTCCAACCTGCCACTGATTGTTTTATTGACTTCCTGAATATAATTGACATTTATAATTTCGGTTCTGTTGATTCTGAAAAAAATAGTGGCATCGAGCATTTCTTCCCATTGACGAAGTGACCGTCTTTGAAGTGCTTTTTTGTCTTGAAAAAAAAGTCTGGTGTAATTTTCCAGCGATTCAATTAAATAAATTTCATCCAATTGAATAAAGAATCGTTTCTCTCCATCCTTGATAAAAATTTTCCGTTCCTTTTCAACAGAATTATTTAAAGAAAATTTCACTTTTATAATATTCCTTATTTTTTCAATTGCTTTTGCAAAACGCTCCTCCCTAATGGGTTTCATTAGATAATCTAAAGCATTTACCTCAAAAGCCTGAACAGCATATTGATTATAAGCTGTAGTAAATAATACTTCGGGAACATTATCTAAGAGCCTGTTTAAATTTTATTTAATAATAATTTTATAGTTGCAATTTTGACCATATTCTCGGATGTTTCAAAAAGTAGTTCATAATTTCTACATAATCTTCGGTCGTTGTCAAACCAAGAGAATGTTCTCTCTACAATCCATCTTTTATGTATAGGTTTAAACCCCATTTTTCTATCATCTGAACGCATTACCACTTGAATAATATAGCCAAATTTATTTTTTATGTTTTCAATCACTTCGCCTCTGTAACCACCATCGGCAAGGATTACTTTTATAGGACATAAAAAATAGTGAAGCGTCCTCATTAGTAAATCTGCCGCTTTACTATCATGGACATTGGCAACTGTTACCATTATTGCCAAAAGAAACCCATTTTTATCAACCACAATATGCCGTTTAATTCCTTTTACTTTTTTATTGCCATCAAAACTATTTAAGGAACGATTATTTCCCCATCGTACACTTTGACTATCCATTATTCCTAGACTTGGCATTGTATTTTGACCTCTATTAAACCTGACTTTTTCTCGCAATTTTGACAGTAATAAATCAAAACATTCCAAATTTG of Flavobacterium marginilacus contains these proteins:
- a CDS encoding LytR/AlgR family response regulator transcription factor, whose protein sequence is MKPIREERFAKAIEKIRNIIKVKFSLNNSVEKERKIFIKDGEKRFFIQLDEIYLIESLENYTRLFFQDKKALQRRSLRQWEEMLDATIFFRINRTEIINVNYIQEVNKTISGRLEVKLKTGELLEVSNRQAVKFKNLNQI
- a CDS encoding IS5 family transposase, with the translated sequence MYPTDLTETQWQFIKKTLEFDDRKRKYNLKIIWNAINYLVKTGCQWRMLPKDFPKWQLVYYYYWKWSNLECFDLLLSKLREKVRFNRGQNTMPSLGIMDSQSVRWGNNRSLNSFDGNKKVKGIKRHIVVDKNGFLLAIMVTVANVHDSKAADLLMRTLHYFLCPIKVILADGGYRGEVIENIKNKFGYIIQVVMRSDDRKMGFKPIHKRWIVERTFSWFDNDRRLCRNYELLFETSENMVKIATIKLLLNKI